In one Plasmodium falciparum 3D7 genome assembly, chromosome: 14 genomic region, the following are encoded:
- a CDS encoding exported protein 2 translates to MKVSYIFSFFLLFFVYKNTNTVVCDNGYGDLAATSALTTVIKDPISLTIKDIYEHGVKNPFTKIIHKLKKFIRYRKVLRWSRMWWVLLVREIVGDNTIEKKTEKALREIWDQCTIAVYNNTLNAVESKPLLFLHGILNECRNNFATKLRQDPSLIVAKIDQIIKSQIYRFWVSEPYLKIGRSHTLYTHITPDAVPQLPKECTLKHLSSYMEEKLKSMESKKNIESGKYEFDVDSSETDSTKDDGKPDDDDDDDDNFDDDDNFDDDTVEEEDASGDLFKNEKKDENKE, encoded by the exons atgaaagtcagttatatattttccttttttttgttattcttcgtatataaaaatacaaacacTGTAGTTTGTGATAACGGATATGGAGATTTAGCAGCAACAAGTGCCTTAACCACCGTTATTAAAGATCCAATTAG TTTAACAATTAAAGATATTTATGAACACGGAGTAAAAAACCCATTTACAAAAATCATCCATAAATTAAAGAAATTTATACGTTATAGAAAAGTATTAAGATGGTCACGTATGTGGTGGGTATTGTTAGTAAGAGAAATTGTTGGAGATAACACCatcgaaaaaaaaacagaaaag gCCTTGAGAGAAATATGGGATCAATGTACCATCGCTGTTTACAACAACACATTAAATGCCGTAGAATCCAaaccattattatttttacacggtatattaaatgaatgcAGAAACAACTTTGCCACAAAATTAAGACAAGATCCAAGTTTAATAGTAGCTAAAATtgatcaaataataaaatcacAAATATATCGTTTCTGGGTATCAGAACCATACTTAAAAATTGGAAGATCACACActttatatacacatataacaCCAGATGCTGTACCACAATTACCAAAAGAATGTACATTAAAACACTTATCATCCTATATGGAAGAGAAATTGAAATCTATGGAatcaaagaaaaatatagaaagtGGAAAATATGAGTTTGATGTAGATTCTAGTGAAACTGATTCTACAAAAGACGACGGTAAACCAGATGACGACGATGATGATGACGATAATTTTGATGATGACGATAATTTTGATGATGATACCGTTGAAGAAGAAGATGCCAGTGGagatttatttaaaaatgaaaaaaaagatgaaaataaagaataa
- a CDS encoding inorganic anion exchanger, inorganic anion antiporter yields the protein MLETNKVEDATVNEYVERPEEFNKLDESVERTKLFHNDVYDNDIKICLPTRIGFSKAFMSMVDGIKWGWGFTNTPKETSKYYINEILCGCILCLTMLPEMISFCMIAKIPPYLGLQGASFLSLITSIFGGSPAVIHGVTGAFASVCSKYLVENNNVDLLPDGIERLYICIFICSVMLFFFSYFHMSALIQLIPTPVFIGYCNGLSIIFLRAQLHNLKNPYTHEYIKGHYLLFFIIICTLVVLIVELWKKIPKVGQKIPSSLIAITVTIFVEFVILRKFLHNNFASFKDVKSFTVGDMFSFTSDKAKPTFLFTNKDLNFSKVEFNMDLIKQVANMFTVLLVEALMVSEVIKDMGGAECDTNETIFSLFIGNVLASLGSAVGGSSLLGLSVLNYRNGARGKESGVVASILIYAILLFGYSLLNYIPLSFLCGIMITVFIHCFKWFSIPIVFFTFCPGYIRNCHPCMSRKISRWDAFIIVLVTVLCVFVSVPNGVLTGIILSALVYVWQSKSTFKFEIFYDRDTDTKYYEIEGHLFYASKKMFTRLFNYENDSSTVNIVLKGKSTLFDYTAIEALTSVKQQYNVNNKNVTIHGLSHECIKKIAKMNHLCKQIDVDLVKVEAPVVPLLYKPLQTIFQKQRTIRRKMSFKIKKKKKEKVEENLNDIEQP from the exons atgctTGAAACAAATAAAGTTGAAGACGCAACTGTTAACGAATATGTAGAAAGACCAGAAGAATTTAATAAACTTGATGAATCTGTAGAAAGAACAAAATTATTTCATAATGATGTGTATGacaatgatataaaaatatgtttaccTACAAGAATTGGATTTTCGAAAGCTTTTATGTCTATGGTGGACGGTATAAAATGGGGATGGGGATTTACTAATACACCTAAAGAAACttctaaatattatataaatgaaatattatgtGGATGTATATTATGTTTAACTATGTTACCAGAAATGATTTCTTTTTGTATGATAGCAAAAATACCACCATATCTTGGTTTACAAGGAgcttcttttttatctttaataACATCAATTTTTGGTGGTTCTCCTGCAGTGATACATGGTGTTACAGGAGCTTTTGCATCTGTTTGCTCCAAATATTTagttgaaaataataatgttgatTTATTACCAGATGGAATTGAacgattatatatttgtatattcatatgttcagtgatgttattttttttttcgtattTCCATATGTCTGCTTTAATTCAATTAATACCTACACCAGTCTTTATTGGTTACTGTAATGGCCTttccattatttttttaagagCTCAATTACATAACTTAAAAAATCCATATACTCATGAATATATTAAGGGACACtatttgcttttttttatcatcatatgtACGTTGGTGGTTTTGATCGTGGAgttatggaaaaaaataccaaag GTTGGTCAGAAAATTCCTTCCTCCCTGATAGCCATAACTGTAACTATATTTGTGGAGTTTGTCATTTTGAGAAAGTTTTTACATAACAATTTTGCTTCCTTCAAAGATGTGAAATCATTTACAGTAGGGGATATGTTTTCGTTTACTTCTGATAAAGCAAAACCGACATTTTTGTTTACGAATAAAGatttaaatttttcaaaGGTGGAATTTAATATGGACTTGATCAAACaag TTGCGAACATGTTCACTGTCCTTCTTGTTGAAGCATTAATGGTTAGTGAAGTTATAAAAGATATGGGAGGTGCTGAATGTGATACGAATGAAAcaattttttctctttttattgGGAACGTTTTAGCATCATTAGGTAGTGCAGTAGGTGGTAGTAGTTTATTAGGATTGTCTGTTTTAAATTATAGAAATGGAGCAAGGGGTAAAGAGAGTGGAGTGGTGGCTTCTATTTTGATATATGCTATTTTATTGTTTGGATActcattattaaattatatacctTTATCATTTCTTTGTGGAATTATGATAACTGTGTTTATTCATTGCTTCAAGTGGTTTTCTATTCCGATAGtcttttttacattttgtcCAGGTTATATAAGAAATTGTCATCCATGTATGAGTAGAAAAATTTCAAGATGGGATGCCTTCATCATAGTTCTTGTAACAGTTTTATGT GTATTTGTTAGTGTACCAAATGGTGTGTTAACTGGAATAATTTTGTCAGCCTTAGTTTATGTATGGCAAAGCAAATCAACATTtaaatttgaaatattttatgatagAGATACAGATACGAAg TATTACGAAATTGAGGGTCATCTTTTTTATGCTTCTAAGAAAATGTTTACAAGATTGTTCAATTACGAAAATGACAGCTCAACTGTGAATATTGTTCTTAAAGGTAAAAGTACTTTATTTGATTATACAGCAATAGAAGCTTTAACATCGGTAAAACAACAATacaatgttaataataagaatgtgACTATACATGGATTAAGTCATGAATGTATTAAGAAAATAGCCAAAATGAATCACTTATGTAAACAAATTGATGTTGATTTAGTAAAAGTGGAGGCCCCAGTTGTGCCTTTACTATACAAACCTTTACAAACCATCTTCCAA aAACAAAGAACGATTAGAAGAAAAATGTccttcaaaataaaaaaaaagaaaaaggaaaaagtagaggaaaatttaaatgatatagaacaaccataa
- a CDS encoding RAP protein, putative yields MRVIKKKAWWPYLRRWNSSVTTCEADIFEGSSYFEKFKTYSENLIECIEKYKKDKVISFKNYINYKKEIKDVVHFLFKEESLKRLNTNNLLSIFTYSVLLCNRISFPHNEKKNLLLLYIDHNIDKKEKLVNNNHNDNYTDDNTYDQKEKAKEKAKEKEKAKEKEKAKELLLILKYIFHLNVDYDKYIFNHIYQELNNYIDLYSLEELNVCVKLLSNIKNKKWINHKIFTRCINEIINKYKDIIITNQHINNIHNNVIINIIKACSRLNYEINDIQILLDNFKNIYQQKTENYDNQNNQINDNNNDNQVNNENIHMLIKIIYNLFLCNYHNYKHMNQLLYLLKIYLCPNEAQKEYPIYHKYNYNNNIILDNNINYNNEQQKHNISSNYISNDNINNINQLYFYKQQNKYKNIISRADTISYINIYRLKYIYLLITSDNYLFNNFYTSNANFFDVIRDIHIKDIKIKETIFSKHVKFFLKESGLKISHNIVHIYPIVKLTNYKNTCVELIHNISINKKMKDSPNKLHKIYINHKIKHLQFLGWNVIILYEYEWKALRNFDEKLEYIKKKFKSVKEHEQREFMK; encoded by the exons ATGAGGGTTATTAAGAAAAAGGCTTGGTGGCCTTATTTGAGACGATGGAATTCAAGCGTTACAACTTGCGAAGCTGATATATTTGAAGGTTCTTCATATTTTGAAAAGTTTAAAACATACTCAGAAAATTTAATTGAGtgtatagaaaaatataaaaaggataaaGTGATTTCcttcaaaaattatataaactataaaaaagaaataaaagatgtggttcattttttattcaaaGAAGAATCATTAAAAAGgttaaatacaaataatttattaagtaTCTTTACATATAGTgttttattatgtaatagGATATCTTTTCCAcacaatgaaaaaaaaaatttattacttttatatattgatcATAATATTGATAAGAAAGAGAAacttgtaaataataatcataatgataattatacagatgataatacatatgatcaaaaagaaaaagcaaAAGAAAAagcaaaagaaaaagaaaaagcaaaagaaaaagaaaaagcaaaagaattattattaattttaaaatatatattccattTAAATGTAGATTACgataaatatatctttaatcatatatatcaagaattaaataattatatagatTTATATTCTTTGGAAGAATTAAATGTATGTGTAAAATTGTTatctaatattaaaaataaaaaatggataaatcataaaatttttactAGATGCATAAACGAAAtaatcaataaatataaagatataataattacaaatcaacatataaataatattcataataatgtaattattaatattataaaagcaTGTTCACGTCTTAATTACGAAATTAATGATATACAAATTTTGTTAgacaattttaaaaatatatatcaacaaaaaacagaaaattatgataatcaaaataatcaaattaatgataataataatgataaccaagtgaataatgaaaatatacatatgttaataaaaattatttataatttattcttatgtaattatcataattataaacatatgaaccaattattatatttattaaaaatatatctatgtCCTAATGAAGCACAAAAAGAATATCcaatatatcataaatataattataataataatattatattagataataatataaattataataatgaacaacaaaaacataatatctcttcaaattatatatctaatgataatattaataatataaatcaactctatttttataaacaacaaaataaatataaaaatattatatctcGTGCAGATACAATCAgctatattaatatatatcgtcttaaatatatatatttattaattactTCTGATAATTATCTATTTAACAATTTTTATACATCCAATGCAAACTTTTTCGATGTAATAAGGGATATCCACATAAAAG ATATAAAAATCAAGGAAACCATATTCAGCAAGCACGTGAAATTTTTTCTTAAGGAAAGCgg GTTAAAAATATCACACAACATCGTTCATATATATCCAATCGTTAAACTAACTAACTACAAGAATACCTGCGTAGAACTCATCCACAATATTtctattaacaaaaaaatgaaggaCAGTCCAAATAAGTtacataaaatttatattaaccataaaataaaacatctTCAATTTCTTGGATG GAATGTTATCATCTTATATGAGTATGAATGGAAGGCGCTAAG gaattttgatgaaaaattggaatacataaaaaaaaaatttaaaagcGTAAAAGAACATGAACAGCGTGAATTTATGAAATGA
- a CDS encoding diacylglycerol kinase, putative gives MKYIFLFVNPTSGGNKASIFTEFGVNEIIFHKPHKCHFFIYNILEGEKGKKPGFINLSNIMNNHNKYESKGFSASSLNNKSFSMTNDKITCGNEKKEMEGEGILNGSSKVDEEDKNIYNSKNNNNNMNYFNNKKIETKKTLGHKDIFVYVLVAGGDGTVNWVLKEAEYYNINDNNFAIGVIPFGTGNDFAKAFGWKKIDRMLNHSFLFDVLKKIVDQTFKSKVEKHDYWNIHVVLKEQGYFNKINSRTKKKETLLNDDKENLHEMKLCMSNYFSIGIDSRIGRGFERHRQKSAVCNKFIYAVEGFKKVSFKKNTPINLIIDKMINMDNNNDNNDNDNNIDGNDNNNDGNDNNNVIFTTNHNESYPLLKKAMSIICINIPSYSSGNDIWNYTHKIGLILPKNITNDQKEQYQILKKTKQEVGDGILEFVIYQSGVDLGLEFTLKGRAYRVHQGFGPWKLLFKEQKYNVYFQVDGEYYLMSLPDYISIEHYKKINVLKNIL, from the exons ATGAAgtacatttttttgtttgttaaTCCTACTTCGGGGGGAAACAAAGCCTCGATATTTACAGAA TTTGGAGTAAATGAGATAATATTTCACAAACCTCACAAATGtcacttttttatatacaacaTTTTAGAAGGAGAGAAAGGAAAGAAGCCAGGATTTATTAACCTAagtaatattatgaataatcataataagtATGAAAGTAAGGGTTTTTCGGCTAGTTCGCTTAACAACAAAAGTTTTAGTATGACAAATGATAAGATAACATGTggaaatgaaaagaaagaaatggAAGGAGAGGGTATATTAAATGGATCTTCGAAAGttgatgaagaagataaaaatatatataatagtaaaaacaataataataatatgaattattttaataataaaaaaattgagaCAAAAAAAACTTTAGGACATAAAGATATTTTTGTCTACGTTTTGGTTGCTGGAGGTGATGGAACAGTTAATTGGGTTCTTAAAGAAGCTgagtattataatattaatgacaATAATTTTGCTATCGGTGTTATACCCTTTGGTACTGGTAATGATTTTGCTAAAGCATTTGGCTGGAAAAAAATTGATAGAATGCTAaatcattcttttttatttgatgtTCTAAAAAAGATTGTGGATCAAACATTTAAATCAAAAGTTGAAAAACATGATTATTGGAATATCCATGTTGTATTAAAAGAGCAaggatattttaataaaattaattcaagaacaaaaaagaaagaaactttattaaatgatgataaagaaaatttacATGAAATGAAATTATGTATGAGTAATTATTTTAGTATAGGTATAGATTCACGTATAGGTAGAGGATTTGAAAGACATAGACAGAAAAGCGCAGTgtgtaataaatttatatatgctGTTGAAGGATTTAAAAAagtttcttttaaaaaaaatacaccaataaatttaattatagataaaatgattaatatggataataataatgataataatgataatgataataatattgatggtaatgataataataatgatggtaatgataataataatgtaatttTCACGACGAATCATAACGAATCATAtcctttattaaaaaaagctATGAGtatcatatgtattaatataccTTCTTATTCTTCGGGTAACGATATATGGAATTATACACACAAAATTGGATTAATCCTACCGAAAAATATTACGAATGATCAAAAAGAGCAATaccaaatattaaaaaaaacaaaacaagaAGTAGGAGATGGAATATTAGAATTTGTTATATACCAATCTGGTGTAGATCTAGGATTAGAATTCACCTTGAAAGGTAGAGCTTATAGAGTTCATCAAGGATTTGGACCATGGAAATTACTTTTCAaggaacaaaaatataatgtttaCTTTCAAGTTGATGGAGAGTACTACCTTATGTCCCTACCAGATTATATATCTATTGAGcattataaaaagataaatgtcttgaaaaatattttgtag
- a CDS encoding transmembrane protein 43, putative has product MNEEIFIPKQILSISAFAFTIIFIIITIFHEYKYVTYSKELRPIIKNAIPVSCIPLEENNGKIIHINCPLQDLETFYAPAQFSSNIYSFRGVFFEIKIEMYQWIRSNRYLGLYARGKFMDHIVSTPSNFLFFYKTPQNPTYFPSIGNIGRKYANYAKAGSYRLSKNSLINFQKKKKLELVDDGWFTESEIKPPFTVDHLNTNVFNDYLYTGDPLNPQVGDIRVSFYGNASTHATVIGVQTSRLLNSIFEIEGVNLLKRNIVLVSEENRMMINKTKHFINKNYGNITSLWFFRIITYLILCTEFYYILIGTSNNLMWRIAVSCSTSSIILTIFPCVFWIFCDTAIFLFLLIFLFIMSLFLLYIYNTEIEKDYKELKNYMKKPVRDTTNYTFLNVTDTCTGAYEEFNYGKNKVNNNNLESNSDVSYTLSLSKQPGGKFESSPAYI; this is encoded by the exons atgAATGAAGAAATTTTTATTCCTAAACAGATTTTATCTATATCTGCCTTTGCATttactattatatttattattattacaatattcCACGAATATAAGTATGTAACATATTCAAAAGAATTAAGgccaataataaaaaatgctATACCA GTTTCATGCATTCCATTAGAAGAAAACAATGGAAAAATTATACACATa AATTGTCCATTACAAGATCTCGAAACCTTTTATGCACCCGCACAATTTAGTAGTAACATATATTCTTTCAGAGGTGTATTctttgaaataaaaatagaaatgtACCAATGGATAAGAAGTAATAGATATCTGGGGTTATACGCTAGGGGAAAGTTTATGGATCATATAGTAAGCACACCTtccaattttttatttttttataaaacccCACAAAACCCTACCTACTTTCCTTCCATTGGAAATATAGGACGTAAa TATGCAAATTATGCAAAAGCTGGTAGCTACAGGTTGTCCAAAAATTCACTCATAAACtttcagaaaaaaaaaaaattagaattGGTAGACGATGGATGGTTTACAGAATCTGAGATAAAACCTCCTTTTACCGTTGATCATTTAAATACAAATGTTTTTAATGATTATTTGTATACAGGAGATCCATTAAATCCCCAG GTAGGGGACATAAGAGTGTCTTTTTATGGAAATGCCTCTACGCATGCCACTGTTATAGGGGTTCAAACATCTAGACTACTGAATAGTATTTTTGAAATTGAAGGCGTGAATTTATTGAAACGCAATATAGTTTTAGTATCAGAAGAAAACAGAATGATGATTAATAAGACCAagcattttataaataaaaattatggaaATATAACCTCTTTGTGGTTTTTTAGAATAATTACATATTTGATTCTCTGTACagaattttattatatactgATAGGAACATCAAAc aACCTTATGTGGAGAATTGCTGTGAGTTGTTCAACTTCTTccataatattaacaatttTCCCATGTGTGTTTTGGATATTTTGTGATACtgccatttttttatttttattaatttttctttttatcatgtcattatttctattatatatttataatactgAAATAGAAAAGGATTATAAGGAActcaaaaattatatgaagaaaCCTGTTAGGGATACTAcaaattatacatttttaaatgtGACAGATACTTGTACAGGGGCATATGAAGAATTTAAttatggaaaaaataaagttaataataataacctCGAATCAAATAGTGACGTTTCCTATACCCTTTCACTTAGCAAACAACCAGGAGGGAAGTTTGAATCATCCCCtgcatatatatga